Proteins encoded within one genomic window of uncultured Draconibacterium sp.:
- a CDS encoding ABC transporter permease: MIRYYVKTAFRNLLRHRFYSAINIVGLAIGITACILIMLYVQFELSYDKFHEKSDRIYRVNLYSVRDDNTNRWPGSSPPLRNTIQDEIPEVEEAVRISQYWEPVMQYKDKVFNETKWCFADDNFFKIFSTSFIYGDPNTALVEPYTVVLTESTAKRYFGNENPLGKTLTRKYNYDWTVTGVIKDFPENSHIKPDFLGSIKSRPYNNGANWLNNMLYTYVLLKEGASNSEVDSKLEDVVKKYVGPFMAQDRGESLEEFAAKGNQYMYYTQPLTDIHLNTEVIAGPELSVSTSYLIIFSLIAVFILVIACINYMNMSTAQSANRAKEVGLKKSMGSNRNKLVLQFLSESVFVTLIALALAIVLIKLLLPAFNNLVDKQLVFSLASNLFTIPLLLLFGVVAGVVAGSYPAFFLASFNPLKVINGIHKSEGSHGNLRSGLVVFQLIVTIVLFSGTFFISKQLNFLQKQELGFNKENLVIVKNAAYLWNNKPSFKNELLEQPGILEVSNSLYIPGRSKSNNTFFHELPTEASLLSQLWVDEDFLKAYEIELLQGRFFGKGDPSNAKSIVLSEKALKELNIQDPIGKKLYKRQKTEETTFTIIGIIKDFHLNSLHQEIWPLVLFDDDDMLKRAGEYFSVRISGNIQENLKKIEQTWNKYADGQPLDYVFFDEDFGRLYATDVQIRKIVSIFSALAIFIACLGLLALAAFVAEQRTKEIGIRKVNGARVCQILYLLNQNFVKWVAIAFGVATPIAYYAMHKWLENFAYKTTLSWWIFAIAGLLALGIAMLTVSWQSWRAATRNPVEALRYE, translated from the coding sequence ATGATAAGATACTACGTAAAAACCGCTTTTAGGAACTTGTTAAGACACCGGTTTTATTCCGCAATAAATATTGTTGGTCTGGCCATTGGAATTACAGCATGTATTTTGATAATGCTGTATGTTCAGTTCGAATTGAGCTACGATAAGTTTCATGAAAAATCGGATCGGATTTACCGGGTGAATTTGTATTCTGTTCGGGATGACAACACGAATAGATGGCCGGGTTCTAGTCCTCCTCTAAGGAATACTATACAAGATGAAATCCCGGAAGTTGAAGAAGCGGTTCGCATATCGCAGTATTGGGAACCGGTTATGCAGTATAAAGACAAGGTATTTAATGAAACCAAGTGGTGTTTTGCCGACGACAATTTCTTTAAAATATTTTCTACATCGTTTATTTACGGCGATCCAAATACAGCTTTGGTTGAGCCTTACACTGTGGTTTTAACCGAGTCTACAGCCAAACGTTATTTTGGAAATGAAAATCCACTGGGGAAAACGCTTACCCGAAAATACAATTACGATTGGACGGTTACCGGGGTAATTAAAGATTTTCCTGAAAACTCGCATATAAAGCCTGATTTTCTGGGATCAATAAAAAGCCGGCCATATAACAATGGTGCGAATTGGCTCAATAATATGCTTTATACTTATGTCCTTTTAAAAGAGGGAGCTTCCAACAGCGAGGTAGATTCAAAGCTGGAAGATGTGGTGAAGAAATATGTCGGGCCTTTTATGGCGCAGGATAGAGGTGAATCACTCGAAGAATTCGCGGCAAAGGGAAATCAATACATGTATTATACGCAGCCTTTAACAGATATTCATTTAAACACAGAAGTCATAGCAGGGCCGGAACTTTCAGTAAGTACAAGTTACCTTATTATTTTCTCACTTATTGCCGTTTTTATATTGGTTATTGCCTGTATTAATTACATGAATATGTCCACTGCCCAATCAGCAAACCGTGCCAAAGAAGTAGGCTTGAAAAAATCCATGGGTTCAAACCGCAATAAGCTTGTTCTGCAGTTTTTATCCGAATCGGTTTTTGTTACTTTAATTGCATTGGCTCTTGCTATAGTCTTAATTAAATTACTGCTCCCGGCCTTTAATAATTTAGTCGATAAACAGCTTGTTTTTAGTCTTGCCAGCAACCTATTTACCATTCCTTTACTTCTTCTCTTTGGCGTTGTAGCCGGAGTAGTTGCAGGAAGTTATCCGGCTTTCTTTCTGGCGTCGTTTAATCCCTTAAAAGTTATTAACGGGATTCACAAATCAGAAGGCTCTCATGGTAATTTGCGAAGCGGATTGGTTGTTTTTCAATTAATTGTAACCATTGTACTTTTTTCCGGAACTTTCTTTATCAGCAAACAGCTCAATTTTCTCCAGAAACAGGAATTGGGTTTTAACAAAGAAAACCTGGTAATCGTAAAAAATGCGGCTTATTTATGGAATAACAAGCCTTCGTTTAAAAACGAGTTACTCGAACAACCGGGTATTTTGGAAGTAAGTAACTCTTTATATATTCCCGGACGAAGCAAATCTAATAATACTTTTTTTCATGAATTGCCTACTGAAGCCAGCTTGCTGAGTCAACTTTGGGTAGATGAGGATTTTTTAAAAGCTTACGAGATTGAGCTTCTGCAAGGTCGATTTTTTGGGAAAGGGGACCCTTCCAATGCTAAATCGATTGTATTGAGTGAAAAGGCACTAAAAGAGTTAAATATTCAAGACCCGATTGGTAAGAAGCTTTATAAGAGGCAAAAAACCGAAGAGACTACTTTTACTATTATTGGGATAATAAAGGATTTTCATCTCAACTCGTTACATCAGGAAATCTGGCCTTTGGTACTGTTTGATGATGATGATATGTTAAAGCGTGCTGGCGAATACTTTAGTGTTCGCATATCGGGCAATATTCAGGAAAACCTAAAAAAAATTGAACAAACATGGAATAAATATGCAGACGGACAACCTCTGGATTATGTATTTTTTGATGAAGATTTTGGCCGTTTGTATGCAACCGATGTGCAAATCCGAAAAATCGTTTCAATCTTTTCCGCATTAGCAATCTTTATTGCTTGTTTGGGCTTGCTCGCTCTGGCAGCCTTTGTCGCTGAGCAGCGAACCAAAGAGATTGGGATACGGAAAGTTAATGGAGCACGTGTTTGTCAAATTCTCTATTTATTAAACCAGAATTTCGTGAAATGGGTAGCAATTGCTTTTGGAGTTGCCACTCCAATCGCTTATTACGCTATGCATAAGTGGCTCGAAAACTTTGCGTACAAAACAACTTTAAGTTGGTGGATATTTGCCATCGCCGGTTTGCTGGCATTGGGAATTGCTATGTTAACGGTGAGTTGGCAAAGCTGGCGGGCAGCTACGCGAAACCCTGTCGAAGCCTTAAGATATGAATAA
- a CDS encoding FtsX-like permease family protein, with amino-acid sequence MYSFKITIRRLVKDKAFSAINIFGLVIGIVSFLVLFIHVSNEKSFDKHFEGHENIYRVASTFDGREGALWARSLGIIHTASAEIPEIELATQFSHCDVGTIKINENAVRQNDIMSVDEAFIKMFNVETILGDLSEITKPKVVFISEDFAKKYFGNTNPIGKTIDVEALQFAYNLGDYEIRGVVKNTHPKSHLKYELLLSQKGGMLEDMYAKAAIRKLYWAYNYFKLRNGVAPNLVADKVKAFYDDSSLKSYGGINECNFELFPIDAIHLNSDFRYELRESSSKINIGLFVSISFVILVVSLLNFANLSIAKLIKRSKELGLKKSIGANHFQILKQVLVETFIICGIAIGISLLAIHLATPVVNQLFEIEFDIYYNEPVVYLSILAVMLVCLGLTAFFVFMFLVVRKTTVDILAERNNFSGNYLLKSLLVVQVSIVIILISGTFLVNKQINFILNKPLGFEKENVVVVCPKDIRSTSKDPAIFTNDLKRQSSVISVGMKAQSFGITEEPALDNYAMGMEGSMEMVLVNYDYLKTMNIRLIKDWINPDVDTIRGMVINNHLYKSVLQRHGSMEALEAYQKAQFEPLGLKAMKILGVTEDFNYNSAHKPIGDFAFILDESLNRARYIHVRLNNLHNGMDAVKRTWERHYPGQEMIYYFLDDRLAQQYKAETILSRILYVFSGLAIFISIIGISALAFFISQQRTKEIGVRKVNGANVSEILALLNKGFIKWVVIAFVIACPVACYAMNKWLENFAYKTELSWWIFALAGVLALGIALLTVSWQSWKAATRNPVEALRYE; translated from the coding sequence ATGTACAGTTTCAAAATAACAATAAGAAGATTGGTAAAAGACAAAGCGTTCTCAGCCATAAACATATTTGGACTTGTAATCGGAATCGTTTCTTTTCTGGTTCTTTTTATCCATGTATCGAACGAAAAGAGCTTTGATAAGCATTTCGAAGGCCACGAAAATATTTATAGGGTAGCCTCAACCTTTGATGGAAGAGAGGGGGCACTCTGGGCGCGAAGTCTTGGGATAATTCATACGGCATCAGCAGAAATTCCTGAAATAGAACTGGCAACACAATTTTCGCATTGCGATGTTGGAACAATAAAAATAAACGAGAATGCAGTCCGGCAGAACGATATAATGTCGGTTGATGAAGCTTTTATTAAGATGTTTAATGTAGAAACAATTCTTGGCGATTTGTCCGAAATTACTAAACCTAAAGTAGTTTTTATTAGTGAAGATTTTGCGAAAAAATACTTTGGAAATACAAACCCCATTGGAAAAACCATTGATGTTGAAGCCTTACAATTTGCATATAATTTAGGCGATTATGAAATTAGGGGAGTTGTTAAAAACACTCACCCCAAATCGCATTTGAAATATGAACTGCTTTTGTCTCAAAAAGGAGGCATGCTGGAAGATATGTATGCAAAGGCTGCTATACGCAAATTATATTGGGCGTATAACTACTTTAAACTACGCAATGGGGTTGCTCCAAATTTAGTTGCAGATAAAGTAAAAGCCTTTTACGATGATAGCAGTCTCAAGTCTTACGGTGGTATCAATGAATGTAATTTCGAACTATTTCCGATAGATGCTATTCATCTAAATTCTGATTTTCGATACGAATTGAGAGAAAGTTCAAGCAAAATCAATATCGGGTTATTTGTCTCAATCTCATTTGTGATTCTTGTTGTTTCATTATTAAACTTTGCAAACCTTAGTATTGCCAAACTCATTAAACGTTCGAAAGAACTGGGATTAAAAAAGTCGATTGGCGCCAATCATTTTCAAATACTAAAACAGGTTCTTGTTGAAACTTTTATCATTTGCGGTATTGCAATTGGTATTTCTCTATTAGCCATTCATCTGGCTACACCTGTTGTTAATCAACTCTTCGAAATTGAATTCGATATTTATTATAATGAACCTGTGGTCTATTTAAGTATTCTTGCCGTTATGCTGGTATGCCTGGGATTAACTGCATTTTTTGTTTTTATGTTTTTAGTGGTACGAAAAACAACTGTTGATATTTTAGCTGAACGGAACAATTTCTCAGGCAACTATCTTTTAAAATCGTTGCTGGTCGTTCAGGTTTCAATAGTTATCATTCTTATATCAGGTACTTTTCTTGTAAATAAACAAATCAATTTTATTTTGAATAAACCTTTGGGTTTTGAAAAAGAAAATGTGGTAGTAGTATGCCCTAAAGATATCAGGTCAACATCAAAAGATCCGGCAATATTTACCAATGATTTAAAAAGGCAGAGTTCTGTAATTTCCGTTGGAATGAAAGCACAATCATTTGGGATAACAGAAGAGCCTGCTTTGGATAATTATGCGATGGGGATGGAGGGCTCAATGGAAATGGTTTTAGTTAACTACGATTACCTGAAAACAATGAATATTAGGTTGATTAAAGATTGGATAAATCCAGATGTTGATACCATTCGGGGCATGGTAATTAATAACCATTTGTATAAAAGTGTTCTGCAACGCCATGGAAGTATGGAAGCTTTAGAAGCTTATCAGAAAGCACAGTTTGAACCATTAGGGCTAAAAGCAATGAAAATTCTTGGGGTTACCGAAGACTTTAATTACAATTCGGCACACAAACCAATTGGCGACTTTGCTTTTATTTTAGACGAATCGTTAAATAGAGCACGGTATATTCATGTTCGTTTGAATAATTTGCATAATGGTATGGATGCTGTGAAAAGAACCTGGGAAAGACATTATCCCGGGCAGGAAATGATTTATTATTTCTTAGACGACCGTCTGGCTCAGCAATATAAAGCAGAAACCATTTTAAGTCGGATATTATATGTTTTTTCGGGCTTAGCCATATTTATCAGCATAATCGGAATAAGCGCGTTGGCCTTTTTTATTTCGCAGCAACGCACCAAAGAAATTGGAGTTAGAAAAGTGAATGGAGCTAATGTTTCAGAGATCTTAGCCCTACTCAATAAAGGTTTTATAAAATGGGTAGTCATTGCTTTTGTAATTGCCTGCCCAGTTGCGTGCTACGCCATGAATAAGTGGCTCGAAAACTTTGCCTATAAAACAGAATTAAGCTGGTGGATATTTGCTCTGGCCGGAGTACTGGCTTTGGGGATTGCATTGCTAACGGTGAGTTGGCAGAGTTGGAAGGCAGCTACGCGGAACCCTGTAGAGGCGTTGAGGTATGAGTAA
- a CDS encoding ABC transporter permease: MFRHYLKYAIRNFRSNRLIFAGSILTVFLCALCISLLFTYVHNELTMDDFHKREKDIYMVTFKDAPESKPVAWEASLFFDFEYANYPEVEAYVTLKKYRKGEIKFTYGESSFSPAGMVADSTFFEVFDYDLARGDKENVMHDPEALIFSKEFARKVFGNEDPIGKNVMVTTHNQELYTVKGILADIPSNSSIEFDFLIPDHSMQYSRMGGDFILAGNGFDQADFVEELNQVGQQNEHYKDGISDVVAFNKMYFNNTGVDTIGVVSKHGDKRSIQVLWAIMGVIFLISLLNFSNLQIININSSAKNIGINKIAGAGSRHVFFQKLSEIVLLVFIAAVLITMAFKVVVPYFNQIAGVELNPLVWQIFVLNVAVLSVLILVSMVYPSLVYLKIPITSSLKDQVFGTSKLAGRNVVATVQFALSFVLLIASIVVLRQLDLMLDKDLGFTAENTICTQMFHEPHFDQSLTREEMMEKYKAYQNSFQFVKNELESNSLVKAFSLGQAPIDPFEMSWKLKSGTKDYTTEKSLTVTPEYANLLGLELVEGRFFNRDIDKSRGEKLVINEAAMNYWGITDISNQRILNKSWSRDEGFEIIGVVKDFNFEHLSVRPQPLMILFFEDMEANFLIQFEEGATQLGLQFVKGLFTKNNPGEAFQYTFLSDEIETLYQKEKRLSQIYIIFTIIAFLISATGLFAISLYDTRKRTKEIGVRKVNGAKVSEILALLNKDFLKWVAIAFVIACPVAYYAMNKWLENFAYKTELSWWIFALAGVLALGIALVTVSWQSWRAANRNPVEALRYE; the protein is encoded by the coding sequence ATGTTTAGACACTACTTAAAATACGCAATAAGAAATTTCCGTAGCAACCGGTTAATTTTTGCCGGAAGTATCTTAACTGTTTTTCTGTGTGCGCTTTGTATATCGCTGCTTTTTACCTACGTGCACAACGAGCTTACCATGGACGATTTTCATAAGCGCGAGAAAGACATTTACATGGTAACTTTTAAAGATGCACCGGAAAGTAAGCCTGTAGCCTGGGAAGCAAGTTTATTTTTTGATTTTGAATATGCCAATTATCCTGAAGTTGAAGCGTATGTGACGCTGAAAAAGTACCGGAAAGGCGAAATAAAATTTACTTATGGAGAGTCGTCGTTTTCTCCGGCCGGAATGGTAGCCGACAGTACATTTTTCGAGGTATTCGATTATGATCTGGCAAGGGGAGACAAAGAAAACGTAATGCACGATCCGGAAGCATTGATTTTTTCAAAAGAATTTGCTCGAAAGGTTTTTGGCAATGAAGACCCGATCGGCAAAAATGTTATGGTCACTACTCACAATCAAGAACTATACACGGTAAAAGGAATATTGGCGGATATTCCATCCAATAGTTCTATTGAATTTGATTTTCTGATTCCTGACCATTCAATGCAATACAGCAGAATGGGGGGTGATTTTATTTTAGCAGGTAACGGTTTTGATCAAGCTGATTTCGTGGAAGAACTAAACCAGGTTGGGCAGCAAAACGAACATTATAAAGACGGTATTTCTGATGTTGTCGCATTCAATAAAATGTATTTTAACAATACTGGAGTTGATACGATTGGAGTTGTTTCAAAACACGGCGACAAAAGGAGTATTCAGGTGCTTTGGGCAATTATGGGAGTAATTTTCCTGATTTCGTTGCTTAATTTCTCCAACCTGCAAATTATTAATATCAATTCCTCGGCCAAAAATATCGGAATCAATAAAATTGCAGGTGCAGGCAGCAGGCATGTATTTTTTCAAAAGCTGTCTGAAATTGTGTTGTTGGTTTTTATTGCAGCTGTTTTAATTACCATGGCTTTTAAGGTGGTTGTGCCCTATTTTAATCAAATAGCCGGGGTGGAGTTGAACCCTTTAGTTTGGCAAATTTTTGTGCTGAATGTTGCTGTTCTTTCTGTGTTGATTCTGGTATCAATGGTATATCCGTCACTGGTTTATCTTAAAATTCCGATTACAAGTAGTTTAAAAGACCAGGTTTTTGGCACGTCGAAATTAGCGGGTCGAAATGTGGTTGCAACCGTTCAGTTTGCACTGTCATTTGTTTTGCTCATTGCCTCAATAGTTGTTCTCAGACAGTTGGATTTGATGCTTGATAAAGACCTTGGATTTACTGCTGAAAATACCATTTGTACCCAAATGTTTCACGAGCCGCATTTTGATCAATCGCTGACTCGTGAAGAGATGATGGAAAAATACAAGGCTTATCAAAATAGCTTTCAGTTTGTAAAAAACGAACTGGAAAGTAACAGTTTAGTTAAGGCCTTTTCATTGGGTCAGGCTCCAATCGATCCTTTTGAAATGTCGTGGAAATTAAAAAGTGGGACAAAAGATTATACAACAGAAAAGTCGCTTACTGTAACTCCTGAATACGCAAATCTTTTAGGACTTGAGTTAGTTGAAGGAAGATTTTTTAACCGTGACATAGATAAAAGCCGAGGTGAAAAACTGGTAATAAACGAAGCCGCGATGAACTATTGGGGAATTACTGATATTTCAAATCAACGAATATTAAATAAATCGTGGTCGAGAGATGAGGGGTTCGAAATTATCGGTGTGGTTAAAGATTTTAATTTTGAGCACCTTTCAGTGCGTCCTCAGCCGCTGATGATTTTGTTTTTTGAAGATATGGAAGCTAATTTCCTGATTCAGTTCGAGGAGGGAGCAACTCAATTGGGATTACAATTTGTAAAAGGTCTTTTTACTAAAAACAATCCGGGCGAGGCATTTCAATACACTTTCCTCTCCGACGAAATAGAAACGCTCTACCAAAAAGAAAAACGGTTGAGCCAGATTTATATCATTTTTACAATAATTGCTTTCCTGATTTCGGCAACCGGGTTGTTTGCCATTTCGCTGTACGATACCCGCAAACGAACCAAAGAAATAGGAGTGAGAAAAGTAAACGGTGCCAAAGTTTCGGAGATACTTGCGCTGCTAAATAAAGATTTTTTGAAATGGGTAGCGATTGCTTTTGTAATTGCCTGCCCAGTTGCGTACTACGCCATGAATAAGTGGCTCGAAAACTTTGCCTATAAAACAGAATTAAGTTGGTGGATATTTGCGCTTGCAGGTGTACTGGCTTTAGGAATTGCGTTGGTAACTGTTAGTTGGCAAAGCTGGCGGGCGGCTAACCGGAATCCTGTAGAAGCGTTGAGATATGAATAA
- a CDS encoding ABC transporter permease, with the protein MIKLNLKLAINNLLKKTNNTAISIIGLAIAFATVFHIFSIVEFENGYDGQHKNANRIFRISGDIIAAENTMTHAVLGPLMGSGLKDEFPAVESFVRLIPVRHTVKLETHNHIFEIEEAYTVDTSVFNIFSFNFIYGNARQALQNPNEIVINNSLSKKMFGDSDPIGEIIVRDGTPLTVAGVINDSPENSHHKLNVLFSMGNHWTDLSGMPAAKISEGYWMPVCYTFVLLRKNAKIQSVTDNFEPFYEKYMAEFGKVLNAQFAPIAVPLKDIHFSRNMSYDYPKGNRTYSYIFLIIGIFILIVGFINYSNLLVSQNIIQSKNIGIRKIIGAKQLDIYLQLFLNSMTIILIALIFSVGLYRMSIPLLNDISLIHSGTLPTQTILVLSIVLLFSFSLISTFIPFFNQTKKSGLTLILKNKSNKINPGQLNFGKVSTVAQLSLSIVLLIAILLIGKQLTFLSESNMGFDKENVVMLKLNKTICNPESVNSLKQEIRRNPNIESVAFSRYAPGEVMSSHAFQINRDGKDVTKVVNGMEIDYDYIPLMNMEFSEGRNFDSNFNDNNNNVAIINDAFISFCGFTSPVVGEELQGGVKIIGVLKDVCFNSLRNETEPMIFYLDKQKDGYLNIRIKSNTGIKSVLTNIQYTWKSFFPEEPFTPQFLDARIKMIYEDDYSKSKLIKLFTIITMLISLMGLFNISLLQSKQRTKEIGIRKVNGAKISEILTMLNKDFIKWVAIAFVIATPVAYYAMNKWLENFAYKTELSWWIFALAGVLALGIALVTVSWQSWRAATRNPVEALRYE; encoded by the coding sequence ATGATAAAACTGAATCTTAAGCTCGCGATAAATAACCTTTTAAAAAAGACAAATAATACGGCAATCAGTATTATTGGTTTAGCAATAGCATTTGCTACTGTTTTTCATATTTTTTCAATTGTTGAATTTGAAAATGGATATGATGGACAGCACAAAAATGCAAATAGGATTTTCCGAATCAGCGGAGATATTATTGCGGCTGAGAATACAATGACTCACGCGGTTCTTGGACCGTTAATGGGATCTGGATTAAAAGACGAATTTCCGGCAGTGGAGTCGTTTGTACGATTGATTCCTGTGCGTCATACCGTTAAATTGGAAACCCATAATCACATCTTTGAGATCGAAGAGGCATATACCGTCGACACATCGGTTTTTAATATTTTCTCATTCAATTTTATTTATGGTAATGCCAGACAGGCACTTCAGAACCCGAATGAAATTGTAATCAATAATAGTCTCAGTAAAAAGATGTTTGGCGACTCCGATCCAATTGGCGAAATTATAGTCAGAGACGGAACCCCGCTAACTGTTGCAGGAGTCATAAATGATAGTCCTGAAAATTCACATCATAAATTGAATGTTTTGTTCTCAATGGGAAATCATTGGACGGATCTTTCAGGAATGCCAGCGGCTAAAATATCGGAAGGTTATTGGATGCCAGTTTGTTATACTTTTGTTTTGTTGCGAAAGAATGCTAAAATACAAAGCGTTACCGATAACTTCGAACCGTTCTATGAAAAATACATGGCAGAATTTGGTAAAGTACTGAATGCACAGTTCGCACCAATTGCCGTACCATTGAAAGATATACATTTTTCGAGAAATATGAGTTACGACTATCCCAAAGGGAATCGTACTTATTCTTACATATTTTTAATCATTGGAATATTCATTTTGATTGTTGGTTTTATTAATTATTCAAACCTGCTGGTTTCGCAAAATATTATACAATCAAAAAACATCGGTATACGAAAAATTATCGGTGCAAAACAGTTGGATATCTATTTGCAACTGTTTTTAAACTCAATGACGATTATTCTGATCGCACTTATTTTTTCCGTTGGACTTTACCGTATGTCTATTCCTTTGTTAAACGACATTTCGCTTATTCATTCCGGGACATTACCAACACAAACAATTCTTGTTTTATCAATTGTATTATTGTTCAGTTTCTCCCTGATTTCGACTTTCATCCCGTTTTTTAATCAAACAAAAAAGAGCGGACTCACACTCATTTTGAAAAATAAAAGCAATAAGATAAACCCAGGACAATTGAATTTTGGAAAGGTATCGACCGTTGCACAGCTTTCGCTTTCCATAGTGCTGTTGATTGCAATTTTATTGATCGGAAAACAACTCACATTTCTTTCGGAAAGCAATATGGGATTCGACAAAGAAAATGTAGTGATGTTGAAACTCAATAAAACCATATGCAATCCAGAGTCGGTAAATTCTTTAAAACAGGAAATAAGAAGAAACCCGAATATTGAATCGGTTGCTTTTTCGAGATATGCTCCCGGAGAAGTAATGAGTAGTCATGCATTTCAGATAAACCGCGATGGAAAAGACGTAACCAAAGTTGTTAATGGCATGGAAATCGACTACGACTATATTCCATTAATGAACATGGAATTTTCTGAAGGAAGAAATTTTGATAGTAACTTTAACGATAACAATAATAATGTGGCGATAATTAACGATGCATTTATCAGTTTTTGTGGTTTTACTTCTCCGGTTGTTGGAGAAGAACTTCAAGGGGGCGTAAAGATTATTGGAGTATTAAAAGATGTGTGCTTTAATTCTCTTCGTAACGAAACTGAACCAATGATTTTTTATCTCGACAAGCAAAAAGATGGCTATTTAAATATTCGTATTAAAAGCAATACCGGTATAAAATCAGTACTTACAAATATTCAATATACCTGGAAATCGTTTTTCCCCGAAGAACCTTTTACACCCCAGTTTCTGGATGCCCGCATAAAAATGATATATGAGGATGATTATTCAAAAAGTAAATTAATTAAGCTTTTCACGATTATCACAATGCTTATTTCTTTGATGGGGCTTTTTAATATTTCGTTGTTACAAAGCAAACAGCGCACCAAGGAAATAGGCATTCGAAAAGTGAACGGCGCCAAAATTTCCGAAATACTAACAATGCTTAACAAAGACTTTATAAAATGGGTGGCTATTGCCTTTGTAATTGCTACACCAGTTGCGTACTACGCCATGAATAAGTGGCTCGAAAACTTTGCCTATAAAACAGAATTAAGTTGGTGGATATTTGCGCTTGCAGGTGTGCTGGCTTTAGGAATTGCGTTGGTAACTGTTAGTTGGCAAAGCTGGCGGGCGGCTACGCGAAATCCGGTGGAGGCGTTGCGATATGAATAA